The proteins below are encoded in one region of Desulfosalsimonas propionicica:
- a CDS encoding FAD-dependent oxidoreductase produces the protein MTERVVVIGAVAAGSKAACRFKRLRQDAEVILVDADTYISYGGCGIPYYVSGDVTDEKELRSTSFHMVRDEAFFKNDKGVEAMTGTRALSIDRQNKTVRVRKSDGRETDLSYDKLMLATGTRAKNLPISGMDLENVYSVGSLHQAMAIKELVTGGQVEKAVIIGAGFIGLEMAESLADMWEIETSVVEYCSQIMPGFVSRNLSQMAQRRMEENGVTFYLNESVEAIEGTDGRVSAVKTGSRTLEADLVISAVGIAPNGELAKEAGLEVAPGGFIVVNDRMQTSDPDIYAGGDCVQVTNLITGKPGFYPLGSIANRQGRVIGTNMAGGDACFKGAVGSFVVKLFDGALAGAGLTPERACSEGFDAVGIQVSQFDRAHFYPEKEIIFLELVVDRKTRRVLGIQGFGGESSGMYARINAVAAILQYQPTVEDVSNLELAYSPPFASAMDIVNAVGNAAENYLEGRYKPVDAEAFAECWNNRDCGKYFFLDCRAEADAKPFEEKYPDIWKSIPHDQLQARINEVPKDKTLVLVCNTGVRSFEAQINLASCGITDTLNTATGVAGMKECGIRF, from the coding sequence ATGACAGAGCGTGTAGTGGTGATCGGTGCGGTGGCAGCAGGTTCCAAGGCAGCTTGCCGGTTTAAGCGTCTTCGTCAGGATGCAGAGGTGATCCTTGTTGACGCGGATACCTATATTTCTTACGGCGGCTGCGGCATTCCGTATTATGTTTCCGGCGATGTCACCGATGAAAAGGAACTGCGCTCCACCAGCTTTCATATGGTCCGCGACGAGGCGTTTTTCAAAAACGATAAAGGGGTCGAGGCCATGACCGGCACCCGGGCACTGTCCATTGACAGGCAAAACAAGACCGTCCGGGTCCGCAAGTCAGACGGCCGGGAAACCGATCTTTCCTATGACAAGCTGATGCTGGCAACCGGTACCCGGGCCAAGAATCTGCCCATTTCCGGAATGGATCTTGAAAACGTTTACAGCGTGGGCAGTCTGCACCAGGCCATGGCCATCAAGGAACTGGTCACCGGCGGTCAGGTGGAAAAGGCCGTGATTATCGGTGCCGGGTTCATTGGCCTGGAAATGGCCGAGTCCCTGGCCGACATGTGGGAAATCGAGACCTCGGTGGTGGAATACTGCAGCCAGATCATGCCCGGCTTTGTCAGCCGGAACCTTTCGCAGATGGCCCAGCGCCGGATGGAGGAAAACGGGGTCACCTTTTACCTCAATGAATCGGTTGAGGCCATCGAGGGCACTGACGGCCGGGTTTCAGCGGTGAAAACCGGCAGCCGTACCCTGGAGGCTGACCTTGTGATTTCCGCCGTAGGCATTGCGCCAAACGGGGAACTGGCCAAAGAGGCGGGCCTGGAGGTGGCCCCCGGCGGCTTTATTGTGGTCAACGACCGGATGCAGACCTCTGATCCGGATATATACGCCGGCGGCGACTGCGTGCAGGTCACCAATCTGATTACCGGAAAGCCGGGATTTTATCCTTTGGGCTCCATTGCCAACCGCCAGGGCAGGGTGATCGGAACCAACATGGCCGGCGGAGACGCCTGTTTCAAGGGAGCGGTGGGATCTTTTGTGGTCAAGCTGTTTGACGGCGCACTGGCCGGTGCCGGCCTGACCCCGGAGCGGGCCTGCAGCGAAGGCTTTGACGCAGTGGGCATCCAGGTGAGCCAGTTTGATCGGGCCCATTTTTACCCGGAAAAGGAAATCATTTTCCTTGAGCTGGTGGTGGATCGAAAGACCCGGCGGGTGCTGGGCATCCAGGGTTTCGGCGGGGAGTCCAGCGGGATGTATGCCCGAATCAACGCCGTGGCCGCCATCCTGCAGTACCAGCCAACGGTCGAGGATGTGAGCAACCTGGAGCTGGCCTATTCGCCGCCCTTTGCCTCTGCCATGGACATTGTCAATGCAGTGGGCAATGCTGCGGAAAATTATTTGGAAGGCCGGTACAAGCCCGTTGATGCAGAGGCCTTTGCAGAGTGCTGGAACAACCGGGACTGCGGCAAATATTTCTTCCTGGACTGCCGGGCCGAAGCCGATGCCAAGCCTTTTGAGGAAAAATATCCGGATATCTGGAAAAGCATCCCCCATGACCAGCTCCAGGCCCGGATCAACGAGGTGCCCAAGGATAAAACCCTGGTGCTGGTATGCAATACCGGCGTGCGCTCCTTTGAGGCCCAGATTAACCTGGCGTCCTGCGGCATTACCGATACCTTAAATACGGCCACGGGCGTGGCCGGCATGAAGGAGTGCGGGATTCGTTTTTAA
- a CDS encoding protein-tyrosine phosphatase family protein: MTDIQEEPREIPFRNAYWVEKNRLMAGEYPLSYTPEQSGKRLEALFSADIRKIVDLTEPQEIGRLSLHHPPYAEVVRLVARQKGIEAAYTAMPVRDFDIPDRKKLMEILDEIDVSIAHGKPVYVHCWAGIGRTGTVVGAYLVRHGHPADPSLLDTIDDLRRHTATASMASPQSVMQRELILSWSYGE; the protein is encoded by the coding sequence ATGACCGATATTCAGGAAGAACCCCGGGAGATACCGTTTCGCAATGCCTACTGGGTGGAAAAAAACCGGCTGATGGCCGGTGAATATCCGCTGTCCTACACCCCGGAGCAATCCGGAAAGCGGCTGGAGGCGCTTTTTTCCGCAGACATCCGCAAAATAGTGGACCTGACCGAACCCCAGGAAATCGGACGTTTGAGCCTGCATCATCCCCCCTATGCGGAAGTGGTCCGCCTTGTGGCCCGTCAAAAGGGAATTGAAGCGGCTTATACCGCCATGCCGGTCCGGGATTTTGATATTCCGGACCGGAAAAAGCTTATGGAGATCCTTGATGAAATCGATGTCTCCATAGCCCATGGAAAGCCGGTCTACGTTCACTGCTGGGCCGGCATCGGCCGCACCGGCACGGTTGTGGGCGCCTACCTTGTCAGGCACGGCCATCCGGCCGATCCCAGCCTGCTTGATACCATTGATGATCTTCGCCGCCATACGGCCACCGCTTCCATGGCCTCGCCTCAAAGCGTTATGCAGCGGGAACTGATTCTTTCCTGGAGTTACGGGGAATAG
- a CDS encoding acyl-CoA thioesterase — MTDTSACPEPEAGGKPVKDSMVIVSQVMQPADANPAGNVHGGTIMKLIDNSAGVVAIRHSRGNAVTASVDRLDFHHPAFVGDLLILSASLNLTGRTSMEIGVRVEAETLLTGQRRHIASAYITYVGLDAQMKPRPIAPVIVRTPEEKRRNKEAMARRKARLAEKTSEKESEEKFFQENAK; from the coding sequence ATGACAGATACATCCGCGTGCCCTGAACCGGAAGCCGGGGGCAAGCCGGTCAAAGACAGCATGGTGATCGTCTCCCAGGTCATGCAGCCGGCAGATGCCAACCCGGCCGGAAACGTGCATGGGGGCACCATCATGAAGCTCATTGACAATTCCGCCGGGGTAGTGGCCATCCGCCATTCCCGGGGCAACGCGGTCACCGCGTCCGTGGACCGCCTGGATTTTCATCACCCCGCATTTGTCGGAGATCTTTTGATCCTTTCGGCCAGCCTGAATCTGACCGGCCGCACTTCCATGGAAATCGGCGTGCGCGTGGAGGCCGAAACCCTGCTGACCGGCCAGCGCCGCCACATTGCTTCGGCCTACATTACCTATGTGGGCTTAGATGCGCAGATGAAGCCCCGGCCCATTGCCCCGGTCATTGTCCGTACCCCGGAAGAAAAGCGCCGCAACAAAGAGGCCATGGCCCGGCGCAAGGCCCGGCTGGCCGAAAAAACCTCCGAGAAAGAATCCGAAGAAAAATTTTTCCAAGAAAACGCCAAATGA
- a CDS encoding ferredoxin-thioredoxin reductase catalytic domain-containing protein — protein MNAQELYEKLKKVQEPKGYYFNKDRELVFELLEGLLANKERYGHMSCPCRLASGDLEKDKDIICPCVYREPDVREYGSCYCHLYVSEAWNNETIPHVVVPERRPVEKMF, from the coding sequence ATGAATGCCCAAGAACTGTATGAAAAGCTCAAAAAGGTGCAGGAGCCCAAGGGTTATTACTTCAACAAGGACCGCGAGCTGGTTTTTGAGCTGCTCGAGGGGCTGCTGGCCAACAAGGAACGCTATGGCCACATGAGCTGTCCTTGCCGGCTGGCTTCCGGTGACCTTGAAAAGGACAAAGATATTATCTGCCCGTGTGTTTACCGGGAGCCGGATGTCCGGGAATACGGCAGCTGCTATTGCCACCTGTATGTCAGCGAGGCCTGGAACAATGAAACCATCCCGCATGTTGTTGTCCCGGAGCGGCGGCCTGTAGAAAAGATGTTTTAA
- a CDS encoding glutaredoxin family protein: MTDEQDIKVYALSTCGHCKRAKELLNECNVSYDSVEVDLLDSEERQAVLEDVKALNPRCSFPTIRIGEKVIVGYKEDEIKEALGIS, from the coding sequence ATGACAGATGAACAAGACATTAAGGTATATGCATTAAGTACTTGCGGACACTGCAAAAGGGCAAAGGAACTGCTCAATGAATGCAATGTCAGCTATGATTCCGTGGAGGTGGATCTGCTCGACAGCGAAGAGCGTCAGGCAGTGCTCGAGGATGTCAAGGCGTTAAATCCCCGCTGCTCGTTTCCAACCATCCGAATCGGTGAAAAAGTCATTGTCGGTTACAAGGAAGATGAAATCAAGGAGGCGCTGGGAATCTCATGA
- a CDS encoding nitroreductase family protein: MDFKQVMDNRRAVNFFDPQQDVADDVLRQIIETAAKAPSSFNLQPWSLMVLRDHEEKLRLQKHAWDQPKVSEAPVTLIVLADMDAWQAGHPFVEKNFDSLVKIGMMSESQREWFHDACKNLYGASTERQAAFACKNTGFFAMSLMLAAKDLGVDTHLMDGFDIEGVRREFHIPANYWIPLLLSVGYFRSDKTLLPAKWRKSYEEMVVRFE; encoded by the coding sequence ATGGACTTCAAACAGGTCATGGACAACCGCAGGGCGGTGAATTTTTTTGATCCGCAACAGGACGTGGCCGATGATGTGCTGCGCCAGATCATTGAAACCGCGGCCAAGGCCCCGTCAAGCTTCAACCTGCAGCCCTGGAGCCTGATGGTCCTGCGGGATCATGAGGAGAAACTGCGCCTGCAGAAGCACGCATGGGATCAGCCCAAGGTCAGCGAAGCACCGGTGACCCTGATTGTGCTGGCGGATATGGATGCCTGGCAGGCCGGTCACCCCTTTGTGGAGAAAAATTTTGACTCCCTGGTGAAAATCGGTATGATGTCAGAATCCCAGCGGGAGTGGTTCCATGATGCCTGCAAGAACCTGTATGGTGCAAGTACTGAGCGGCAGGCGGCCTTTGCCTGCAAAAATACCGGTTTTTTCGCCATGTCTTTGATGCTTGCGGCCAAGGATCTTGGAGTGGATACCCATCTCATGGATGGCTTTGACATCGAGGGCGTGCGCAGGGAATTTCATATTCCGGCAAATTACTGGATTCCGCTGCTTTTGTCCGTAGGGTATTTCAGGTCAGACAAAACCCTTCTGCCGGCAAAATGGCGCAAATCTTACGAGGAAATGGTTGTGCGGTTTGAGTGA
- a CDS encoding thioredoxin domain-containing protein — protein MTVSQSANANRLKHEKSPYLLQHADNPVDWFAWGDAAFEKAKTENKPVLVSIGYATCHWCHVMADESFSDPETARIMNENLVNIKIDREERPDLDQIYITAVSALTGSAGWPLNVFLTPEAKPFFGGTYFPTRQRFGMASWKQVVESVGRAWQDPEQRQKLLTSAENITAAVKAHLQEMEAGAGQNRPDKTLMDAAAAGFAENYDPEAGGFSRAPKFPMPAVLRFLLFYYRLLRFDNDRAQNGQKFLDMAVHTLSQISRGGVYDHLGGGFHRYATDNAWHVPHFEKMLYDNAQMIPVLLEAYEITGDIRFARIAGQTLDYIHRDMTHELGGFYSAEDADSYPLDLSASDSPAPGGHKTEGAFYVWEKSEIDSILDKDESGIFCRYYGVGQNGNVKADPSGEFSGKNILYEARSIDAVARETGMEEKAVESIVRQAAEKLRTARNRRPRPFRDEKILVEWNALMISALVKASRILGDEAYLDRARKAVDFILTRMVSQDGRLYRRWADGQRAVFAMAGDYAMLVQALLDLYEHNLDPVYLREARQMGAVMLDLFFDDKQGGFFMTAAEQDKHLIMRPRDLTDNVIPAANSVAAQNCVRLFRITDEQRFYEAAQKTFQASEKRLRQNPQTAPRLLSALGRFLEIQGDSVDAPS, from the coding sequence ATGACAGTATCGCAAAGCGCAAATGCAAACCGGCTGAAACATGAAAAAAGCCCTTATCTGCTCCAGCATGCAGACAATCCAGTGGATTGGTTTGCGTGGGGAGATGCGGCCTTTGAAAAGGCAAAAACAGAAAACAAGCCGGTGCTGGTTTCCATCGGGTATGCCACCTGCCACTGGTGTCACGTGATGGCAGATGAATCCTTTTCCGACCCGGAAACCGCCCGGATCATGAACGAAAATCTGGTCAATATCAAAATCGACAGAGAAGAGCGGCCGGATCTGGATCAGATCTATATCACGGCCGTCTCAGCGCTGACCGGGTCGGCGGGCTGGCCTTTGAACGTGTTCTTAACCCCGGAGGCCAAACCTTTTTTCGGGGGCACGTATTTTCCGACCCGTCAGCGCTTCGGCATGGCCTCCTGGAAACAGGTGGTGGAATCCGTTGGCCGGGCCTGGCAGGACCCTGAACAGCGGCAGAAACTGCTGACCTCTGCGGAAAACATCACAGCTGCGGTAAAGGCCCATCTCCAGGAGATGGAAGCCGGCGCCGGGCAAAACCGCCCGGACAAGACCCTGATGGATGCGGCTGCAGCCGGGTTTGCCGAAAATTATGATCCGGAAGCCGGCGGCTTCAGCCGGGCGCCCAAATTTCCAATGCCTGCGGTTCTGCGGTTTTTGCTGTTTTATTACCGCCTTCTGCGGTTTGACAATGATCGGGCGCAAAATGGTCAAAAATTCCTGGACATGGCTGTCCACACCCTTTCACAAATCAGCCGCGGCGGGGTTTACGATCATCTCGGGGGTGGATTTCACCGGTATGCCACAGACAATGCCTGGCACGTGCCCCATTTTGAAAAAATGCTTTATGACAACGCTCAGATGATCCCGGTGCTGCTTGAGGCTTACGAGATCACAGGTGATATCCGTTTTGCCCGCATTGCCGGGCAAACCCTGGACTACATCCACCGGGACATGACCCATGAGCTGGGCGGATTTTATTCTGCAGAAGATGCTGACAGCTATCCCCTGGATCTTTCGGCCTCGGACTCACCGGCACCTGGCGGCCATAAGACCGAAGGCGCGTTTTATGTCTGGGAAAAATCAGAAATTGATTCCATTCTGGACAAAGACGAATCCGGGATTTTCTGCCGGTATTACGGCGTGGGGCAAAACGGCAATGTCAAGGCCGATCCGTCCGGTGAGTTTTCCGGCAAAAACATCTTGTATGAAGCGCGCAGCATCGACGCGGTTGCCCGGGAGACCGGCATGGAGGAAAAAGCGGTTGAATCCATTGTCCGACAGGCCGCAGAAAAGCTGCGCACGGCCCGAAACCGCCGCCCGCGGCCGTTTCGGGATGAAAAAATTCTTGTTGAATGGAACGCGCTGATGATATCGGCCCTGGTCAAGGCATCCCGGATTCTCGGGGATGAGGCTTATCTGGACAGGGCCCGGAAGGCGGTTGACTTTATCCTAACCCGCATGGTTTCACAAGACGGACGACTCTACCGGAGATGGGCTGACGGGCAGCGGGCGGTTTTTGCCATGGCCGGCGATTATGCCATGCTGGTGCAGGCACTGCTTGATCTTTATGAACATAACCTTGATCCGGTATACCTCCGGGAGGCCCGGCAGATGGGGGCTGTCATGCTGGATTTGTTTTTTGATGACAAACAGGGCGGGTTTTTCATGACAGCGGCAGAGCAGGACAAACATTTGATCATGCGGCCCAGGGATTTGACAGACAATGTGATCCCCGCGGCCAACTCCGTGGCTGCCCAAAACTGTGTCCGGCTTTTTCGGATCACCGATGAACAGCGTTTTTACGAGGCGGCCCAAAAAACGTTTCAGGCGTCGGAAAAGCGGCTCCGGCAAAATCCCCAAACTGCGCCCCGGCTGCTTTCCGCCCTTGGACGGTTTCTGGAAATACAGGGGGACTCAGTGGACGCCCCGTCCTGA